Sequence from the Cellulomonas fimi ATCC 484 genome:
CGCGGTGGCCAGGCCACCGAAGTTGACCTTGAGGTCGCTCATGGGGTCGCTCCTTCGTCTGATCGGCCGGGCGTCAGCCCAGGCGGCCCTGCAGTCGGCTGAACGTGGACTGCTGCGCGTCGTCGGACGCCGTGTAGGACGACTGCGACGACAGCAGGTTCTGCTCGAACTCGTTGAGCGCCGAGACGATCTTGGTGGCGTCCTCGCGCCAGCGCGTCATGAGCGCGTTGAACGCGACCGCACCCTGGCCCTGCCAGTGCGACCCGATCCCGGCGAGCTTGCCCTCGAGCGAGGACAGCTCGCGCTGCAGCTCGGCACGCGACCGCGAGACCGCGTCCGCCCCCTGCTTGAGAGCGCCATCGGCAGCGGAGACCTCAGCAGCCATGACCACCTCCCCTTTCCGGCGCACCGCGCCGATCTCGCACGTCACGGCAGTGCCGGACGCTGGCCCCAGTGACCGCAGGCAACGATAGCGGGCGATGTCCGGTTCGCGTCGATCCGCGTCCACATCCGACCTGATCGGGCGAGTGCCGGGGTGCGGCGAACCGGTGCGGGAGCGCGCCGATCGGGTGCATCTCGCCGCGCCACCCGGCGTGGCGCGCCGTCCGTGGGGCGGGACGCCGCTCGGGCCGCGGGGGCTCCACGTACCATGTCGCGCGTCCACGGCTGCCGTGGGCGTGGCACCGCACGAGGAGAGGGGGGAGCGTGAGCGCGACCGACGTCACCCACGAGCCCCCCGTCCGGGCCGGCTCCCACGTCCGGCTCGGGCTGGACCTCGGGACGGAGCGCCGGGACGTCGCGCTGCGGTCCGACGTGGTGCTCGGCGACGCGCTGCGCTCGGCGCTCGTGCCCGTCGACGACCCGGGTGTCGTCGTCCTCGACTCGGCCGGGACGCGGCTCGACCTGTCCCGCGCCGCGGGCGCACAGGTGTCCGACGGCTCGCTCGTGCACGTCGTCCGGGTGGGTGCCGCACCGGCGTCGCGCGCGGGGCTGTGGGCCGCCCGCCGCCCGGACGTCGCCACACGGCGCCCGCCGCCGCAGGCCGGTCTGCTCGCCGTCGTCGCCCTCCTCGCGGCCGCCCTCGTGGCGGTCGTCCTGCTGCCGGGAGGCCCTCGCCCCGGCGCCCTCGCGCTGCCCGCCGCCGCCGTCCTGGCGGCCACCGCGCTCGGGGTCGCGCTCGCCCGGGTGCCGGCGACGACCGCCGGGACGGTGGCCGCGCTCGCGCTCGCGGCGTTGGCCGGTGCCGTGGGGGTCGCTCCCGTGGACGGGCCGGGACGCCGGCTGGCCGTCACGGTCGCGCTCGTGCTGGCCGCGCTGGTCGGTGGTGTGCGCGTGCTCGTGACGCGCGCCGCGCGGGCGGGGGAGGACGACGCGGTGGTGCTGCTCGCCGTCGTCGCGACCGCCGCCGTGGTGCAGTCCGCGACGCTGCTCGCGGCCGTCCCCGCCGTCGTCGGCGCGGCCGCCCTCGTCGGGGCGGGGCCGCTCGTGCTGCGCGCGCTGCCCCGCCTCTCGCTCGCGGTCCCCGACGACCAGCTCGTCGACCTCGCGCACGTGTCGCGCACGGCGCCGTCGGTGCGCTCGCCGCGCCCCCGGGCACTCGGCCGTGTCGCGACGGCGCAGGTGGCGAGCGCCGTCGGGCACGCCGAGCGGCGCAAGGACACCGCGGTGCTCCTCGTCTCCGCCGTACCGCCGCTGCTGCTGCCCGTGGTGCTCGTCGCCGCGCCCGTCGGGTCGATGGCCGCGTGGGGCGGGCTCGTCCTCGGCCTCGCGGCCGCGTTCGCGTTCCTCGCCCAGCCGCGGTCGTCCCGCGGCGACGTCGCGCGCGTCGTGCCGCGCGTCGCGGCCGCGGTGCTGCTGCTGGAGACGCTCCTGCTCGGCCGGCACGGCGTCGACGGCACGGTGCTCGCGCTCGGGCTCGTGCTGGTGGCGCTGACGGTCGCCGTCCTCGCGCTGCCGCTCGGGCGCGGCTGGTCGTCCGTCGCGTTGTCGCGCACCGTCGACGGGCTCGAGGGGCTCGCGACGGTCCTCGTCCTGCCCGCGGCCGCCGTCGCGGGTGGCGCCGTGGACGTGGTCCGGGCGCTGGCGTCGGGATGAGGCCGGCCCGCCCCACGCCGCCGCGCGCGGCGACCGACGACGCACACCGCACCCGGCAGGAGGACGCATGAGCACGGACGCAGGGATGACCGCCTGCCCGGCGTGCGGCCGCCCGACGCGCGTCGGCGCACGGTTCTGCACGGGGTGCGGCACGCCCCTGGCGGCGGGTCCGGTGCCAGGCCCGCCGGCCCCCGCGCAGCCCGTGCCGCCCGTGCCGCCCGCGCCGCCCGCCCAGGTCGGTGCTCCCCGCTGGGCGGCCCCGCCGCAGCCCCCGGCGCCGGCCGCCCCGCAGCCGGGTGCCGCACCGACCCGTCGGGCGCAGCGCGCGGCGACCGCCGTGGTCGAGCCCGAGGTGCACGTCATCCAGGCACAGCCCGTCGCGCCCGCGCGGGCCCGGACCGGCGCACGCGCCGCGGTCGGGCTCGGGCCGTCGTTCGGCGACGCCCCGGCGGCGACGGTGGGCGCGCGCCTCGGCGCCTACCTCGTGGACGCGGCGGCCGTGAGCGTCGTCGGGGTCGCGACCCTGCTGCTCACGGGACGTCCGGCGCTCGCGGGGCTGCTCGCCGCCGAGGTCGTCGTCGGGCTCGTCGTGTGGGAGGCCCGGACCGGGCGCACCCTGGGCAACCTCGCGCTCGGGCTGCGCGCCGCCCGCGTCGAGTCGCCGTACGCGCTCGGTGCCGGCCGGGCCGGGCTGCGGGCGCTCGTGCTCGCCGCCGGTCACCTCGTCGCCGGGCTGGGCCAGTGGGTCGTCGTGGGCTCGGTGGCCGCGGACTCCTCGCCGCGCCGGCAGGGCTGGCACGACCGCGCCGGTCGCGCGGTCGTCGTCGACGTCCGGCGCATGCCGGAGCACGCCGCCGCCGACCCGGCCGCGCCCCACGGCTCCGTGCAGCAGACCGCGCCGCCGCGACCGCGCCCGGCTTCGGCGTCCCCCGCGGGCACCGCCGCCCCGGCCGTCCCGCAGCCGACCGCACCGGCTCCGCGCCCCGTCCCGTCGCGCTACCTGCTCACGCTCGACACGGGCGACGTCTGGACCGTGCACGGCCAGGGGCTCGTCGGCCGTGCCCCCCAGGTGCGCGAGGGCGAGCGGCACGACCACCTGATCGCGATCGAGGACCCGGAGCGGTCCCTGTCGCGCACGCACGCCGTCTTCGGCGTCGCCCGCACCGGCTTCTGGGTCCGCGACGCGGGCTCCGGCAACGGCACGGTGCTCGTGCTCCCGTCCGGCCAGGCCGTGACCGTCACCGCCGAGCAGGCGGTGACGGTGCCGAGCGGCTCGACCGTGCGCATCGGCGGGCGCGCGTTCACGGTGCAGGAGGTGCCCCCCGCATGACCGGCCACCGCCCAAGCGCGACGACGGCGGTCACGCGCGGAGCCCCCGAGGGCCCGACCGCCCTGCGCGCCACCCCGACCGACCCGGGCGCCCACGCGCCCGAGCGCCCGAACCGCGGAAGGACGTCGAGACCGCGATGACCGAGCTGACCACGAGCCCGGCCGGGACGCTGCTGCGCGTCTCGGTCACGGCCGACGACCGCCGGGTCGACCTGGGCGTGCCGGGCACCGTCGCGACCGCCGAGATCGTGCCGGGCCTCGCCCGCGCGCTCGGCGTGCTCGACGCGTCCACGGTGTACGGCGGGTACCGGCTGGTGCGCGCCGACGGCCGCGCGATCGACTCCTCCCGCAGCCTCATCGCCGAGGGCGTCGAGGACGGCGCGCTGCTGACCCTCGAGGTCGGTGCGCAGCGCCGTGAGGTGCGCGTGTACGACGACGTCGTCGAGGCGGTCGCCGACGCGGTCGAGGACCAGTACGAGCCGTGGACGCCGCGGGACACGGCGCTCGGGGCCGCCTGGGCGGCGGTCGCGCTCGCGCTCGTCGCCGCCGCGCTGCTCCTCGGCGCGGACCGCGCGTCGGTCATGCCGCCCGCCGTCGCCGCCGCCGGTGCCGTCCTGCTGCTGGCCGCGGGCGCGGTCGTCGCGCGCGTCGGCCACGAGCCGGGTGCCGCGCGCATCCTCGTGCCCGCCGCGTCGGTGCTCGGTGCCGTGGCGGGGCTGACGCTCGGGACGGCGGCGCCGTCGTGGGGCTGGCCCGCGGTCGCCGCGGGGGTCGGTGCGGCGGTCACGGGGCTGCTCGGCATCCCCGCGCTCGTGGACCGGCGCGAGCTCGCGGCCGGGCCGGTCGTGCTCGGACTGGCGGTCGCCGCCGGCGGTGCCGGGGTCGCGCTGTCCGGCGCCGACGCCTCCCACGTGCTCGCGATGGTCGTCGCCGTCGTCGTCACGGCGAGCATCGGGCTGCCGTGGCTCGCGCTGTCGAGCACCCCGCTGCGCGTCGTCTCGCCGCGCTCCGACGCGGAGATCCTGCTCGACCCGCCGCCCGTCGACCCGGAGCAGGTGCGCCGGCAGCTCGAGCGCGCGCACCGCACGCAGGTCGCGCTGCGCATCGCGGTCGGCGTGCTCACGCTGCTCGCGACGCCCGCCGTCGTGCAGGGCGGGGTGCTCGGCACGGTCCTGCTGGTCGTCGCCGCGGGCGGCGTGCTGCTGAGCACCCGGCAGTCGTACTCGCGCGCCGACGTGCTCGTGGTCGTCGCGTCGGGCCTGCTGTCGCTCGGGGCCGCCGTGGTCGCCGCGGCGCTCGCGCACCCGACGTGGCGGCCGGTGCTCGTCGCGGCGTGCGGCGGCGCCGCGCTCCTCGTCGTCGGGCTCGGCCTGGTCGCGCCGCGCCGGCGGGTGGGCCTCGCACGCGTCGGCGACGCCGCCGAGATCGCCTGCCTCGCCGCCCTGCTCCCGCTCGGCGTCACCGCCGCCGGGCTCGTCTGAGGCGCGCGGCATGGCATCCAAGCGCGACCTGGTCGAGGCGCAGTCCTTCAGCCGTCGGCGGCTCCTCACGGCGTTCACGTCGGGCGCCCCGCAGGGCCGCGAGCTCGATCCCGCCAAGCCCATGCGCGGCGTCGCCGCGGGCGTGCTGCTCACGGTCCTCGTGCTGCTCGGCAGCATCGCATGGGGCATCCTGCGGCCCGTGCTTCCCTCGGGCTGGGACGACGGCTCCCTGGTCGTCGTCAAGCAGTCCGGCACGCGGTACGTCGGCAGCCAGGGGACGCTCTACCCGGTGCTCAACGTGACGAGCGCGCGGCTCGCGATCCCGTCGTCGGCGTTCCACGTGGTCGAGGCGAAGGCGGACGACGTGGCGGACGCCCCGCGCGGTGCGACGATCGGCATCCCCGGTGCGCCGGACTCGCTGCCCGCACCGGACCGGCTCGTCGACGACGCGTGGCGCGCGTGCGTCGCGCAGGACGGGACGACCGCCGTGACGATCGGCGGCCTGGACGCGCCGACGGCCGCACCGGCCGACGCGCCCGGCGTCCTCGTGACGTCCGGGGGCGACGAGTACCTCGTCGTGGGCGGCGCCCGGTACGAGATCCCGCTCGGCGACGTCCCCGCGGTGGAGCGTGCGCTCGGTCTGGACCAGCAGGAGCCCGTCGAGGTCCCCGCGGGCTGGCTGACGCTCCTGCGCCCCGGCACCGATCTCGCGCCCCTGACGATCGAGGGTGCGGGCGATCCCGTCCCGGCGGCGTCCGGGCTGCCGCTCGACCTCGTCGTCGGCTCGCTCGTCGAGACCAGCGGCACGGGTGTCGCGGACGCGCTGTACGCGGTCGACGCGGACGGCCGGCTCGCGACCCTGTCGCCGCTCGCCGCGGCCCTGTACGCGCTCGGCTCGGGTGCGGACGTCGGCGAGCCGCGTTCGCTCACCGCGGCCGACCTGTCCGAGGTGCTCAACGCCGAGGAGCCCGCGGGTGCCGCGGACTGGCCCGCGGAGGTCCCGCCGATGCTCGCCGACGGCGAGGCGCCGTGCGTCGTGCTCGACCCGGCCGGCGCGGTGTCGTTCGTCGGGGCGCCGACGGTCGACGAGGGTGGTGTCCTGGTCGAGCCGGGCGGCGGTGCGCTCGTGCGGGGCGCCGGTGCGGACGGCGCGGCGGGCGAGACGTGGTTCGTGGACGAGACGGGGACGGCGTTCGCGCTGCCCGGTGCGGATGCCGAGGTGCTGGCGCGCCTGGGCTACAAGCCGGAGGACGTGCGCCGCGTCGCACCCGCGTGGGTCGGCCTGCTGCCGACGGGCCCGGCCCTGACCGTCGAGGCGGCGCAGCGCGAGGTCCGTGCCGCGTCGGCGTCGTCGTGACGGCGTCGCCGCGGCGGTTCGCGGCGCTGGTCGTGGCAGGCGCGCTCGGCCTCGCGCCGGGCGTCGTGGCGCTCGCCACGGTCGGCGCCGCACCGGCCTCCGCCGCCGCCCAGCAGTGCGAACCCGGCCGGCGGCAGCTCTCGACGCAGACGCCGCCCGCGCTCGCGACGCTCGGGGCGCAGGAGGCGTGGACCATGGCGACCGGCGAGGGCGTGCTCGTCGCCGTCCTCGACTCGGGCGTCGACACGCGCAACGAGCACCTGACGTCGGCCGTGGTGAGCGGCATCGACCTGGTCGGCGTCGACGTCGAGACCACGGGACGCACGGACCCGGACGGCCACGGCACGGCGGTCGCGGGCCAGATCGCGGCCCGCGAGATCACGGGCTCCGGCGTCGTGGGGCTCGCGCCCGACGCCGAGATCCTGCCGGTGCGGGTGTACTACGGCGCGACCGAGGAGCACCGCCGCGAGGGCACCGGCCCCGACGTGCCGCGCCTGGCGGCGGGGATCGACGCCGCGGTCGCGCGCGGGGCGCGCGTGCTCAACGTCTCGATGAGCACCCCGGTGGACCACCCGGAGCTGCGTGCGGCGGTCGAGCGCGCGACGGCCGCCGGCGCGCTCGTCGTGGCGTCGGCGGGCAACCGGGCGACGAGCTCCGACGAGACGGACGGCCTGCGGTACCCCGCGGCGTACCCGGGCGTGCTGGGCGTCGCCGCGGTCGACGCGTCGGGGGCGCCCGCGGCGGACTCGATCCACGGGGCGCACGTCGACGTCGCGGCGCCGGGCACCGAGGTGCTGACGACGTACCACGCCGACGGCGACTGCCTGCTGGGCGGGGAGAACGTCTCGGCGAGCTTCGCGACGGCCTACGTCAGCGCGGCGGCGGCGCTCGTCGCGCAGCGGTACCCGGACGAGTCGCCCGCGCAGTGGGCGCACCGCCTCATGGTGACGGCCTCGCGGCTCGTGCCGGGGGAGCGGGACGACCTCGTCGGCTGGGGTGTCGTGCGCGCGGACCAGGCCCTGCTGTTCGTGGACGACGGTGCCGCACCCGGGCCGGACAGCCCGGTGCACGAGCGCCCGGCGACGCCCGAGCGGCCCGCGCAGGTGCTGGACACGTCCGTGAGCGCGGACCCGCTGGACGCGGTCCGGCCCGCGGCGGCGTGGTGGGTGTGGGCGGGGGGCACCGGACTGGTCCTCGTCGCCCTGGCGGCGCAGCTCGTCGGCCGTCGTCGGCGGCGCTGACCCCTGCCGCCCCGGGGTGGCCCCTGCTGCGCGCCCGCCCGGGCGGCGCCGACCGCGGCCGGCCGGGGGTGGTCAGCGTGCCGCGCGGACCCGCAGCCGGTTCCGGACGCCGTCGACGCCGAGCAGGACGAGCGCGAGCCACACGAGGCCGAACCCCCACCAGCGGGCGACGGGCATGCGCTCGCCCAGCACGACGACGCCGATGAGGAGCTGGAGCACGGGCGCGAGGTACTGCAGCAGCCCGAGCAGGCTGAGCGGCATGCGGCGCGCGGCGGTGTTGAACAGGAGCAGCGGGACGGCGGTCACGACGCCGGACGTCGCGAGCGCGACGGCGGTCACGACGCCGGACGTCGCGAGCGCGACGGCGTGCCATCCGCCGTGCGCCGCGAACGAGCCGGTGCCGGTGGCGGCGAGCGTCACGAGGTAGCCGAGCGCGAGCGGCGCGAGGACGAGCGTCTCGGCGGCCAGGCCGGGGACGGCGCCGACGCTGCGTCCCACGCGGTTCTTGATGAGCCCGTAGCACCCGAAGGACGCGGCGAGCGTCAGCGCGATCCAGGGCAGCTGCCCGTACCCCGCGGTGATGACGACGACGGCGGCCGCGCCGGCACCGAGGGCCACCCACTGCAGGGGTCGGAGCCGCTCGCGCAGCACGAGCACGGCGAGGCCGACCGTGACGAGCGGGTTGATGAAGTAGCCGAGCGCGGCGTCGACGACACGGTCGGTCAGCACGCCGAACACGAAGACGAGCCAGTTCACGGCCAGCAGGACGGCCGCGAGCGCGAGCAGTCCGAGGGTCCGGCGGTCGCGCAGGGCGGAGACGAAGGCGGGCCACGTGCGCGTCGCGAGGAGCAGCAGCAGGCAGAACAGCAGCGACCACACGACGCGGTGGGCGATGATCTCGACCGCGCCCGCAGGCTCGAGCAGCGGGAAGTACAGGGGCAGGACGCCCCAGAGCGCGTAGGCGGCGACGCCTGCGGCGAGCCCGCCGCGGGCGGTGGTGGCGGGTGCGGGGGCGGGGGTGCGCGGCACCAGGCGAGCGTACGGGCGCGGGCCCGTGGGTCGATCCGGACGCCCGTCTTGCATCGCGGACACCTCGTCCGGATCGTGGAACGGGTGAGGCGACCCTCACCTCCGGACCTAGACTTGTCGCCGCACGGCCGCGTCGGCATGCCCGCTGCGTCCCGGAACGTCCAGCACCCGGATCATCCGTCCGTGGCGCGGACGACCGCTCCCCGATCGGAAGGCGAACCGTCCCGTGAGCACCCCGACCCTGCGTGTCGCCGTCGTCGGCGCCGGCCCCGCCGGCATCTACGCCGCCGACATCCTGTCGAAGACGGACCTCGACGTCAGCATCGACCTGTTCGAGCGCCTGCCCGCGCCGTTCGGTCTCGTGCGCTACGGCGTCGCGCCGGACCACCCGCGGA
This genomic interval carries:
- a CDS encoding WXG100 family type VII secretion target — translated: MAAEVSAADGALKQGADAVSRSRAELQRELSSLEGKLAGIGSHWQGQGAVAFNALMTRWREDATKIVSALNEFEQNLLSSQSSYTASDDAQQSTFSRLQGRLG
- a CDS encoding RDD family protein gives rise to the protein MSTDAGMTACPACGRPTRVGARFCTGCGTPLAAGPVPGPPAPAQPVPPVPPAPPAQVGAPRWAAPPQPPAPAAPQPGAAPTRRAQRAATAVVEPEVHVIQAQPVAPARARTGARAAVGLGPSFGDAPAATVGARLGAYLVDAAAVSVVGVATLLLTGRPALAGLLAAEVVVGLVVWEARTGRTLGNLALGLRAARVESPYALGAGRAGLRALVLAAGHLVAGLGQWVVVGSVAADSSPRRQGWHDRAGRAVVVDVRRMPEHAAADPAAPHGSVQQTAPPRPRPASASPAGTAAPAVPQPTAPAPRPVPSRYLLTLDTGDVWTVHGQGLVGRAPQVREGERHDHLIAIEDPERSLSRTHAVFGVARTGFWVRDAGSGNGTVLVLPSGQAVTVTAEQAVTVPSGSTVRIGGRAFTVQEVPPA
- the eccD gene encoding type VII secretion integral membrane protein EccD — its product is MTELTTSPAGTLLRVSVTADDRRVDLGVPGTVATAEIVPGLARALGVLDASTVYGGYRLVRADGRAIDSSRSLIAEGVEDGALLTLEVGAQRREVRVYDDVVEAVADAVEDQYEPWTPRDTALGAAWAAVALALVAAALLLGADRASVMPPAVAAAGAVLLLAAGAVVARVGHEPGAARILVPAASVLGAVAGLTLGTAAPSWGWPAVAAGVGAAVTGLLGIPALVDRRELAAGPVVLGLAVAAGGAGVALSGADASHVLAMVVAVVVTASIGLPWLALSSTPLRVVSPRSDAEILLDPPPVDPEQVRRQLERAHRTQVALRIAVGVLTLLATPAVVQGGVLGTVLLVVAAGGVLLSTRQSYSRADVLVVVASGLLSLGAAVVAAALAHPTWRPVLVAACGGAALLVVGLGLVAPRRRVGLARVGDAAEIACLAALLPLGVTAAGLV
- the eccB gene encoding type VII secretion protein EccB, whose translation is MASKRDLVEAQSFSRRRLLTAFTSGAPQGRELDPAKPMRGVAAGVLLTVLVLLGSIAWGILRPVLPSGWDDGSLVVVKQSGTRYVGSQGTLYPVLNVTSARLAIPSSAFHVVEAKADDVADAPRGATIGIPGAPDSLPAPDRLVDDAWRACVAQDGTTAVTIGGLDAPTAAPADAPGVLVTSGGDEYLVVGGARYEIPLGDVPAVERALGLDQQEPVEVPAGWLTLLRPGTDLAPLTIEGAGDPVPAASGLPLDLVVGSLVETSGTGVADALYAVDADGRLATLSPLAAALYALGSGADVGEPRSLTAADLSEVLNAEEPAGAADWPAEVPPMLADGEAPCVVLDPAGAVSFVGAPTVDEGGVLVEPGGGALVRGAGADGAAGETWFVDETGTAFALPGADAEVLARLGYKPEDVRRVAPAWVGLLPTGPALTVEAAQREVRAASASS
- a CDS encoding S8 family serine peptidase → MTASPRRFAALVVAGALGLAPGVVALATVGAAPASAAAQQCEPGRRQLSTQTPPALATLGAQEAWTMATGEGVLVAVLDSGVDTRNEHLTSAVVSGIDLVGVDVETTGRTDPDGHGTAVAGQIAAREITGSGVVGLAPDAEILPVRVYYGATEEHRREGTGPDVPRLAAGIDAAVARGARVLNVSMSTPVDHPELRAAVERATAAGALVVASAGNRATSSDETDGLRYPAAYPGVLGVAAVDASGAPAADSIHGAHVDVAAPGTEVLTTYHADGDCLLGGENVSASFATAYVSAAAALVAQRYPDESPAQWAHRLMVTASRLVPGERDDLVGWGVVRADQALLFVDDGAAPGPDSPVHERPATPERPAQVLDTSVSADPLDAVRPAAAWWVWAGGTGLVLVALAAQLVGRRRRR
- the rarD gene encoding EamA family transporter RarD, producing MQDGRPDRPTGPRPYARLVPRTPAPAPATTARGGLAAGVAAYALWGVLPLYFPLLEPAGAVEIIAHRVVWSLLFCLLLLLATRTWPAFVSALRDRRTLGLLALAAVLLAVNWLVFVFGVLTDRVVDAALGYFINPLVTVGLAVLVLRERLRPLQWVALGAGAAAVVVITAGYGQLPWIALTLAASFGCYGLIKNRVGRSVGAVPGLAAETLVLAPLALGYLVTLAATGTGSFAAHGGWHAVALATSGVVTAVALATSGVVTAVPLLLFNTAARRMPLSLLGLLQYLAPVLQLLIGVVVLGERMPVARWWGFGLVWLALVLLGVDGVRNRLRVRAAR